A single Cyclopterus lumpus isolate fCycLum1 chromosome 1, fCycLum1.pri, whole genome shotgun sequence DNA region contains:
- the LOC117739545 gene encoding zinc finger BED domain-containing protein 1-like has protein sequence MLRHYRALHENKEETGASPSHATRKQELDEALVSMIVKDTQPFTVVDDVGFRAFVSKLDPNYVIPTRQALKAMVEAKYELAKEKAKAKMETVVAVSLTSDMWTSINMDAYLAVTCHFVGENTKLSSVLLGVQAFPQSHTAENIACVKASLMEEWGITNKVTFI, from the exons ATGCTAAGGCATTACCGTGCCTTGCATGAGAATAAGGAGGAAACTGGAGCTTCACCCAGCCATG CCACCAGAAAACAAGAGCTGGATGAAGCCCTCGTCTCCATGATAGTGAAGGACACACAGCCTTTCACTGTTGTGGATGATGTTGGATTCAGGGCATTTGTGTCCAAACTGGATCCTAATTATGTTATCCCTACAAGGCAG gctCTGAAGGCCATGGTGGAGGCCAAGTATGAGTTGGCTAAGGAGAAGGCTAAGGCTAAAATGGAAACGGTGGTTGCTGTTAGCCTTACGTCTGACATGTGGACATCCATCAATATGGATGCCTACCTGGCAGTAACATGCCATTTTGTGGGTGAGAATACCAAGCTCAGTTCAGTGCTGTTAGGAGTGCAGGCATTCCCCCAATCACACACTGCTGAAAATATAGCTTGTGTGAAAGCCTCCTTGATGGAGGAATGGGGAATCACTAATAAGGTGACATTTATATAG